Below is a genomic region from Methanobacterium sp..
CAGACATGATGAACGAAATAAAAAGAATAAATGATTTTCTAAATTCAATTCAGGATACTCTTCTTGATCTTGCTGAGGAAGTAGGTAAAGATTACAAAGATGAATGGCTTAATAAACTTATGAGGGCTTCAAGAGGGGAAAGAGTAGTTGAAAAAGAGGAAAATGCACCTAAATTTGCTGTTGGAGTTCCTTCCGGATTTTCAATGGTAAAAGTTACCTTCCAGGAGCCTTTATCAGAGGAAAGATTAAATGATATTGCTGAAGAATATGGAGTTATAATAGAATTTGAAGAAGATGACGTGGTTGCAATTTATGGAGATCAAGACAACGTTAAAGCAAGTTTAAAAGAAATAGCTTCATTTTTCCAGAAATAAAATAAATTTAATTTTTTATATTTCAGGGAGTTACAACATGAAAATTCTTGTTATGGGCGATATACACGGACAGTGCCATAAAATCTTTAATTATCTTCAAAAAAATGCTGTGGATCTAATAATTTTAACTGGGGATATAACACATTTCGGGCCACCCAAATTATGTGGAGACATATTAAATGAAATATGCGCATTTAATGTTCCCACATTTGCGATACCTGGTAACTGCGACCCATCAGGGGTTTATGGGGAAATTGAAAACTCAAGTGCAATTAATATACATAACAGATCAATTATTATTAAAAATATAGGTATTTGCGGGTTTGGCGGCTCAAATCCAACTCCATTTGACACGCCCCTTGAATTTGAAGAGATGGAAATATATGATGAACTTAAAAAGCTGATGAAACAAATTGAAAATCAGGAAATAAGAATACTGGTGACTCATGCACCGCCCTACAACACAAAAACTGATTTAATACCTTCTGGAGACCATGTAGGAAGCAAAAGTGTTCGAAAGATAATAGAAGAGTTTCAACCTTCCATCAACTTGTGTGGACATATACATGAAGCGGTAGCCATCGATAAAATAGGGAATACTATTATATTCAATCCAGGAGAAGCATCTCATGGTTTTGCAGGCATAATAGACATAAATGAAGATGAAAGAGAAATAAAAATATCCCCCCAACTCATAAATCTTTAAGAATGCTTTATTAAAATTATAGAAAGGAATTATATTCATAACCCTAAAATAAAATAGTATAATTATTTATGTCAATAATCTTAAGAAATAGACATGTAATCAACTTTGATGGTTAACAGCATATAATATATGGATCTAAACCATTTTAATGAAATTTAAAGTATTTAATTAATTGATATTTATTCTATTTGAGGTGAAAAATTGAGGATGATAATGGTAGAAGGAGAAGTAAGCGGTAAAAAGTATAGAGAGCCTTTTTCTAAAGGAGTCTTAGCACGATCTTTAACTCGAGCAGAGATGGATCCAAATAAGGCATATACATTCGCATCTCAAATAGAGGCACATTTAAGAAAAGAAGGAATAAAAGTTATAAGTCTAGATGACCTTGTAGGAATAGTCCGTGCAAGATTAAAAGAAGAAAATGAAGAAGTAGCTGAAAAATATGGACTATGGAAACGGATTCGTACATGTAAAGAGCCCCTTATTATATTAATAGGTGGAGCTTCAGGAGTTGGTACATCTTCAATTGCGTTTGAAGTTGCTAACAGGCTTGGAATAAGAAACATGACAAGCACCGATATCATAAGAGAAGTTATGCGTAAGATGGTATCAAAAGAACTGTTACCAACTTTATTTGAATCCAGTTACACTGCTTATAAATCTTTAAGAATTCCACCATCCCCGGAACTGGATGAAGTAATTATTGGATTTAGAGACCATGTCGATACCGTAAGTGTAGGTGTTGAAGCTGTAATTGAAAGAGCACTGAAAGAAGGAGTAAGTATAGTCATTGAAGGCGTTCATATCGTTCCAGGATTTATAAACGAAGAACTTGTGAGTAAACATAATGTTGCCATGTTTGTTTTAACCTTGCAGGATGAAGAAGTTCATAAAGGAAGATTCTACTCAAGGTGCAGGCAGCTATGGGCTCGAAGGCCCTTAAAGAGGTATATGAACTACTTTGGAGCAATACGAAAGACACATAAATACTTTGAAAATCAGGCCCAGAAGTATGATATACCCGTTATTGAAAATATTGACGTTACAACCACGATTGATTGTATAATAGAAACTATTACAAAAACATATGGACGTGAAGAAGATGTTAGAGAAACAAAAAGTTAAAGAAGTGATGACAGAGGATGTTATAACAGTTTCCCCCAATGAAGACGTTGTTTTCGCTTTTGAAAAGTTAATGAAATATAAGGTAAGTTCTCTTCCTGTTGTTGATGAAGATGGAATACTTTTAGGTATCGTGACAGCAACAGATCTTGGACATAACCTGATTCTTGATAAATATGAACTTGGAACAACCGTCGACAAAGTCATGGTAAAAGATGTAATCTGTATAGGCTCGCAAGATAACCTGAAAACTGCAGTTAAAAAAATGAATAAATATGGTGCTGGTGGCGGAATTGTAAATCAGCTGATTGTAGTGGATGACCATAAAATAAGAGGTATAATCTCAGATGGAGATATAATAAAAGCATTAAGAGCACTTTAATTATCAGATATTCATTACAATTAATATCAAAAATAGTCATCTAAAGCAAGTTATATTATTTTTAGATCAGATAGCCATACAAGTTACACTATGAAAACTGTTGTTTTTCATAAAATTTTTAATATTGAAAGAGTATTGGGAAATTAAATGCCCAAATACTGTAAAATTCTTTTTAAGTTATTATAAAAAGGAAGATATAACAAAAAATAGCGTTCCAGATATAACTGCACATATCGGAAATGTAAGAGCCCATGAAGATACAATTTGTTTTACAACATCACCACCAATATCTCTAGTTTTCCTCGCAAGCCCCACCCCAATTACAGACCCTACAAGTGTTTGAGTTGGAGATATAGGCATTCCTAAAAATGTGAAAAGTAAGATAACAGAAGCAGCTGCTATTTGAGCTGAAACACCTCTTGTTGGAACCAAATTAGTTATTCTTTTTCCAACTGTACCTGTAATTCTATTTCCGGCAACTAAAATTCCAGAAACAATTCCAATAGCACCTAATACTCTTATATCACTACTTGCAGCACTTCCAGCTACTGCAATCATTATACCTGTTGCAGCTGCAATATCTATAGCACCCACCCCCATAGCAGCGAAACAGGAACTCACAATCTGCAAATAAGAGAATACTTTTTCTAATCTGCCCCTTACAGCCATACTGGTTGTTTTCTCAAGAAGTGAAACTCTTAAAAGATAGTAAAACACAAAACCAACTGTAAGGCCCAAAAGTGGAGATGAAATCCAGCTTAATGCGATATTAAAAAGTGAATTCCATTGGATATGAGTTATACCTGCATAAACAATCCCATATCCAAAAATAGCCCCAACCATTGCATGGCTCCCTGAAACAGGAGTTCTCCTAAAAATAGAAATACTAACCCATATTCCTGCAGACAAGGTGGCTATTACAGCCCCTATAGGAGTTATAAATGATGATGCAACTATACCCCCAGATATAGTTTTAATGACATTACCACTTAAAAATACGGCCCCAATAAACATGAACACAGCCCCCACTATAAGGGCTTGCCTCATCTTAACAACACCACTCCCTACTGCAGTTCCCATGGAGTTACCAATATCATTGGCCCCAATATTAGCCGCCAGATAAATACCTGCAGCAACACCAAGTATAATAAGGTAATCTAAGATTTTACCCACTTTCCTGTGTAAATTTTGGCATGATACTAATTTGTCATTTAAAGAATTTATAAATTCTCCAATCATGATTAATCTAGGGATTTAATGTAATTGCTTAAATCAAAAAAATAGGATGTTTAAAAAAGTAATTATTAATTGACCTCAATTTTGCCAATAAACTCAAAATTATTATAAATAAAGCCCCATCTGTAATAAAATAGCCATGCTGTTAATCGTAAGGTTAAAATAGTATTAGACCTAAAGTTAATATGGGCTAGACTGGAGAGTTAGGGGTCCTCTGTAAGCGCAAATCCCCTATACGGCGCGGTCGAAGTTCAAGAAGCGGCAAGCTGAATGGACATTGGCCCAGAATCTCAACGTAGAAACCTCGTCCCGCAGGATCAGTGGTGGTAGGATTTCAGCCGTAGGGCTGAAGTTAACTGTCTTAACTGTGGGAACGGGTCAGGTCTGGAAAGAAGCAGCTCTACTGCAGACAGCTGATGCTTGTGGAGCAACGGGGCGGAGTTGGGGTTTTGGATCACCATTGTTCAGGAGGTTTGTCCACTCTTGAACGGGCCCATTCAAATTAACCCAAAAGATGTACAAAATAATAAAAACAGACAAGTTTTAAATAGGATAAAACCAAAACTATTATAAACTATTAAAGACAATCATCTTTTTTACTGGATAACTATTTTTATCATGTGTCGGGGTGGCCCAGCCTGGTACGGCGTGGGACTGCTAATCCCATGATCCTTAGGATCACGCGGGTTCAAATCCCGTCCCCGACGCTCACATTCAACCACTCCAAAATCTATGATTTTTGACAGTTTTTTCACTGTGATAAAAAAATCTATTTTTATAACATCTTTCTAAAAAACTAAATTCTATCTAATTTTTAAAAAATTTAAAATAATTGAAATTTCTTTATTATCCCAATAAAATCAGACTAAGGGTTAATTTCTTATAAATCTTGATCTAAAACCATTTGAACAAACTCAACAGGCATGGAAGACTTTTCACTTATTTCTTCTAAAGATAACCCGCAAGCAGCGAATCTTTTAACTACAAATTCTAAAGGTTCACCAACTTCAATGATATAATTATCAGGGTCATAAAACCTCATCACCCTCTGTCCCCAAGGTTGTTCCCTTATTTTATGCACAAATTCTGTATTTAATGATTCTAATTTTGATTCTAGCTCTTCAATTTCATTTAACTCAAAATAAAGTTCCATAAAATCTTTTGAAACACTTTTAGATAATGATTTACCTGTTAAATTCTGAAAATGTTCCATGTCATGAATAGCAAAACCGCCTTTAAAAGCTACATTTTCACCCAAATCAAGTTCTATTTCCTGTTTTAAAACATTTTCATAAAATTCTTTTGATTTTTCAATGTTTTTAACCGTAATAAGCGGACAAACATATCTGATCTCCATTTTATTTCCTCCTTGCACCATTATTATTTACAGCACCTAAAAATATGTTAAACAACATACCAATCAATCAATATTTAAATATTACACCTAAATATCATATTAATTTAAATAGGGGGTAACATCTGTGGAAATGATTTATATTTTCTTGATGGTGACATTAATTGGCGCTGTTTTACATTTATTTTTAAGTAAAACAAGAACAAAAAATAGAATATTTGAAGTGTTTTTATTATGGTTTTTAGTTGTAATGGTTGGAATTGGCTCAATATGGGCATTTATGGGACATGTATTTTTTGCAGATATGATTGCAGCAGCCATAGGCTGGCCTGCTGGAAGTCCGTTCCAGTTTGAAGTTGGAATCGCTAATTTATCCTACGGAATTCTTGGTCTTTTATGCTGGAAATTCAGGGATAATTTCTGGACAGCTGCAGTAATAGCAATATCTACATTCTATCTTGGAGATGCCTACGGGCACATCGCTAATATTATACAAACAGGAAATATGGCAGCAGGAAACGCAGGATATGCATTATATGCAGATATTTTAGTACCTATCGTATTGATATGTCTTTTAATTGCATACAAAGCTACTTTTAAAAAGCAAAATGAATTAATAGAACAAGAAGATGATTGTTTACCAAAAAGCACTTAAAAATGTAAAAAATAATTATTTCTTCTTTTTTATCTTTATTAAAAAACACCTGACTCTATCTTCAACTTTCCATCCATGATAAGTTTTGATATATCTTTGGCAGATTCGATCTTTCTAAAATATAGACTGTATCCACAAAATTATTCAACTGTTGGATTATTTAACTGCTTGGGAGTTGAATGCATATGATAAATACTCCTATCTACAGTTAAAGTACTGGCAAGTTTTTTGTTCTAAACTGTTTGCCATCATAAAGAAATTTTTTTAATCCATCCACTTTGTAACTTCATCTACTGCTGGCCTTGAAGTCTTAGGAGGAATTTCTTTAGGATAACCTACAGCACAGCCGTTAAGCCCAAACTCACCAGGATTAATCCCCAGAATTTCACAAAAATCTTCGTCTTCACCCATTTGAGTTGTAGCAGATACAATATGGAATCCAATATCTAATGATGTTGCCTTAAGCCACATATTCTGAAGACAATGTGCAAGTGACTGCTGTTCAACTGGAGGAAAACCCTTTTTTTCAGCTACAACAATATAATAAGGGGCCGTTCCTATTCCAAGGACACCTTTATTAGCGAACAATTCTAATCTTTTAGAAAAAGACTTTCCTTTTTCTTTTAAATAAGGATTCTTTTCCATCTGAGCTTTTAATTGTTCAGACATGAGTTTTGCTTTGTTTTTTGCAATTTCTGCAATTTCTTTCATTTTTTCGCTGTTTTTAGGAATAACTATGAATTTTCTAAAATACTCGCTTTCATTAACAGCCTGTGCAGCATAAGGTGCAAATAGACCCGCTTTGATTATATCCTCAATAGATTCTTTAGGGGGCATTTCATCCTTAAAAAATCGGACAGATCTTCTTGTTTCTATGATATTATCAAAAGTATCACTACATTCTTTGCTTATTTTTAAATCATTCATTTTATCATTCTCCATGGTTTAACTTTAAAATGTGCATTAAATTTTTTATAAAATCTTCATCATAAGCTTTATTTTCAAAAAACTTCTCATCAACAGTCTTAACAACATTTAATGCTTTTTCAAATCTTTGAATACCTTTTTCAGTAAGTGATACGCATTTCGCCCGCGTGTCAGTCTCACACTCCTCTCTTAAGATAAGATCTTTTTTTTCAAGAGTTCTTATAACTTTAGAAGTCATCATAATATTTGTATTTGCATACTTAGCTAATCGCACCTGCGTAATTGGTTTTTCATACCTTTCAAGCCAGGCTATTCCCGCCAGTAAAGCAAATTGTACGTGTGTCAGGTCCAGGTCTTTTAGAGCAGAGTTCATCTTTCGCTGCCATAAATTTGTAATCTGCCATAAAAGGAATCCTGCACTTTCTTCTGGCGTCTCAAACCAAAATTTCGCATATTCCTCATTCTTCATATTATCTTCTTTCGAGTACATTTAATAAATAGAATTTAAGCAACATCTTTATTGATGGTATTTTTATAACCATATATATTATAATCGTGGTTATTATATAAAAATCTTTCAGCCTTTAAAATTAAAATATATTTTTAAAGCATTAATCAGAATATTTCTTCGTTCATGTCTATGAGTTATATTTTATGTTAAATTGTAGTTTTAATTGATTATATGGGATTTATCTTAAAAAATGCAATTTACTTAACCATTAATCACATGAAAATGAAGCGATGTTATTTACACAACATTCTGGGCATGAGCGAATTTCTTTAAAAATCGTTCTGCTTTTACCTTAGTAGCATTTCTCGGACTGTCAAGCTGTCTTTTAACCATAGAAATCACTTCTTCTTCTTTATCCTGAATTTCATCAAAGTATTTATCAAATGATAGAATAGCTTTACCTAAAAGTATACTCCGACACTCCTGATCTCTTGGAATATTTTCAAGTTTCAAGAGGTTATCTGTAATTTTTTTTTGAAATTCAGGCTTAGCTCTTGCTATTTTCCAACTGTTGTCAACAACGTGTCCAGCAGTGATCATTGATTCATCTGATAAAAACCCATAGAACTTTTCAAAAATATCTCCCATCTTTTCCTGTGAATCTACAGCACTTAAATTGGCCAGAATATCCATAGCATTCCACATGATAACTTTATTACCATTATCCAGTAATTCTATAAAAAAATCAGCGTGGGGATATAAAATTTCTGGATTTTCCCCACTTACTATGTTCAAAACCTTTATGGATCTAAATTTTATCCGTGCAACATCTGAAAAAATCAAATTTAAAAGGATAGAAATTAATTGAGGATTATTTACAGCTTTTTCTGCTATGTCTTTGGAATGGTCTTCTTTTTGGTTAAGTTCATCTGCAATATCTTCCACAGTTTTCAGCCCCCGTTAATCCATATCCTTTTTAAAATGTTGTCATTATCCGGTTTTAATTCATGAGTTCATTAATGGCATTTCCAAGCCTTTTTATACCTTTTTCAATTTGTTCATCATTTGAATTAGAGAAATTAAGCCTTAATGAATTTATTCCACTCCCGTCGACATAAAATGCCTGTCCTGGAACAAATGCTACATTTTCATTTATTGCCAGTTCAAATAAGTCCATTGAGGACAGACCTTCCGGAAGAGTAACCCATAAAAACATTCCCCCCTCTGGTTTTGTATATTCTACATTTTCCGGTAAGTATTTCTCTATCATGGAAACCATAGTGTTTCTTTGATTTCTGTACATGCCTTTTATCTTTTCTATATGTTCATCAATATCATTGTCAATTAAATACTGATAAACGGCTCTTTGAGTAAAGTAATTTGAATGCAAGTCCAACGCCTGTTTTGCAATAATGATTTTTTCCATTATTTCTTCGTTTGCAACTATCCAACCAAGCCTCATTCCAGGAGATACTATTTTGGAAAAAGAACCAAAAAGTACAGAATCTTCAAGATAAACCTTAACAGGAGGTATATCTTCACCTAAAAATCTTATTTCACCATAAGGGTTGTCTTCTACAAAGACAATATCTTCATTTTTAAGAATTTCAGCTAATTTTTGCCTTTTTTCCTTTGAATATGTTATTCCAGTTGGGTTCTGGAAGTTTGTAATTGAATAGAACATTTTTATTTTATTTTCGTCCAGTATCCTTTGGAGCGAATCTATATCTACACCGTCTTCAAGCAAAGGAACAGATAAAAATTGGGGTTCAAATAATCCAAATGACTGTATTGCGGCAAGATAAGTTGGATTTTCAAGGAGAACTTTATCCCCTTTATTTAAAAAAACCTTACTGACAAGGTCTATCCCCTGCTGTGAACCATTCGTAATTAATATTTCATCAGCACTGACTTTTAGACCTTTTTTTGAATATCTTTCTGCAATGTACTCACGTAAGGGTAAATATCCTTCAGTTGTACTGTATTGAAGAATTTCATCCCCATTTTGAGACAGAATTTTGGATACTGCGTCATTTATTTCATTTACAGGGAAAGATTTAGGATTTGGCAAACCCCCTGCAAATGAAATGATGTTTTTATCTTCTGTAACCTTTAATATTTCCCGGATAAATGATTTATGTACACTTTTCATTCTTTCTGCAAATAAATTACTCATATAATTCAACTTCCTTATCTAGAATGTTTTGTAATTCTTTAAGATTATATATTCACTTATTTAATTTTAAGCAATGGACCTAATAACATAATTGCCACAAATGGCTATGTCCCATTTTAATCCAGATACCCAAATTATTTCTTTAATTTTAATTAAAAGGCTTTTTATTCAATGATATCTGCAAATTACAGGTTAAAAGATATTATGAATTTAATGTTTATTTTATTTTTAAGTTATACTTATTTAAATGACCAGATAAAAGAAATAAAAATAATATAATACCGCTTCAGAAACATTATAAAATTATAGACCGATTTAACTCAGTGCAATGTTTCCAAAGCGTCCGATCTCACTAAAACAGAAATCTAAAGAGCAGGGATAGCCCTACTCCCATATCAAATGCCCTTAATTTTCGTCTTCTTCTTCAGCAAATCTCTTTTTAAGGAGTTCTACTGCCTGATCGCGCATTATGAATTTTTGTATTTTACCACTTGCAGTAAGTGGGAATTCATCAACGAAAAAAACATGTTTTGGGACTTTATAGCGTGCTATTCTTTCTAGGCCGAAATCTCTAACATCTTCTTCACTGATATCAGCTTCTTCCTCCAGAATCATAAATGCCCCTACAATTTCACCGTATTTATCATCTGGAATTCCTATAACCTGCACATCTTTAATTCCAGGCATTGTATAATAAAATTCTTCAATTTCACGAGGATAAATGTTTTCTCCACCGCGGATTATCATATCTTTTATCCTTCCAACGACTGTATAATAACCGTTTTCATCGTAGGTTACTAAATCTCCACTGTGTAGCCATCCATCTTCATCAATGGCTTCTGCAGTTTTGTCAGGCATTTTGTAGTAACCTTTCATGACATTGTAGCCCCTACTGCAAATTTCACCCACTTCTCCAGGTCCAACAGTTTCACCAGTTTCAGGATCAACAACTTTAATCTCACAATTGGGTAATTTTCTCCCAACAGTTTCAACCCTGAGTTCAAGAGGGTCATCAACGCTTGTCTGAGTGAATCCCGGTGATCCTTCAGTTAGGCCGTAAACACTGGTTATTTCTGTCATGTTCATGTCGTTGACTACTTTCTTCATGGCCTCTATTGGACATGTTGAACCCGCCATTATTCCAGTTCTAAGTGAGGATAAATCAAACATTTCAAACATTGGGTGCGAATACTCGGCAATAAACATTGTTGGAACACCATAAAGCGCAGTACACTTCTCTTTTTGGACTGCTGCAAGAACCATAAGAGGATCGAACTGTTCAAGCATTACTAAAGTCCCGCCATGAGTATACATGGCCATAAGCCCTAGAGTAACTCCAAAACAATGGAACATTGGTACAGTGAGACATAACCTATCATCTTCAGTGTATTTCAGGTTTTCACCAATATAATACCCATTATTAATGATATTTTTGTGTGTAAGCATTACTCCCTTTGGGAAACCAGTTGTTCCAGAGGTATACTGCATGCATACCACATCATCACTGCCAAAAGTTTTTTTAGCCTCTAAAAGCTTGCTGTCGTCGGTATGTTTACCCAGCAGCAGTAGTTCATGTGTATTATAAAGCCCACGATGCTTTTCCTGACCTATGAAGATTACACTTTTAAGACAAGGGTATTCCTTACTTTCTAA
It encodes:
- a CDS encoding 2-phosphoglycerate kinase; its protein translation is MIMVEGEVSGKKYREPFSKGVLARSLTRAEMDPNKAYTFASQIEAHLRKEGIKVISLDDLVGIVRARLKEENEEVAEKYGLWKRIRTCKEPLIILIGGASGVGTSSIAFEVANRLGIRNMTSTDIIREVMRKMVSKELLPTLFESSYTAYKSLRIPPSPELDEVIIGFRDHVDTVSVGVEAVIERALKEGVSIVIEGVHIVPGFINEELVSKHNVAMFVLTLQDEEVHKGRFYSRCRQLWARRPLKRYMNYFGAIRKTHKYFENQAQKYDIPVIENIDVTTTIDCIIETITKTYGREEDVRETKS
- a CDS encoding DUF6790 family protein, whose protein sequence is MIYIFLMVTLIGAVLHLFLSKTRTKNRIFEVFLLWFLVVMVGIGSIWAFMGHVFFADMIAAAIGWPAGSPFQFEVGIANLSYGILGLLCWKFRDNFWTAAVIAISTFYLGDAYGHIANIIQTGNMAAGNAGYALYADILVPIVLICLLIAYKATFKKQNELIEQEDDCLPKST
- a CDS encoding VOC family protein, which translates into the protein MEIRYVCPLITVKNIEKSKEFYENVLKQEIELDLGENVAFKGGFAIHDMEHFQNLTGKSLSKSVSKDFMELYFELNEIEELESKLESLNTEFVHKIREQPWGQRVMRFYDPDNYIIEVGEPLEFVVKRFAACGLSLEEISEKSSMPVEFVQMVLDQDL
- a CDS encoding metallophosphoesterase, with amino-acid sequence MKILVMGDIHGQCHKIFNYLQKNAVDLIILTGDITHFGPPKLCGDILNEICAFNVPTFAIPGNCDPSGVYGEIENSSAINIHNRSIIIKNIGICGFGGSNPTPFDTPLEFEEMEIYDELKKLMKQIENQEIRILVTHAPPYNTKTDLIPSGDHVGSKSVRKIIEEFQPSINLCGHIHEAVAIDKIGNTIIFNPGEASHGFAGIIDINEDEREIKISPQLINL
- a CDS encoding DUF2096 domain-containing protein, producing the protein MTELPMEQTWLVLVELLTDLRKRGIKIPDEVPKTVRLAKTTINFYKADPTNPDMMNEIKRINDFLNSIQDTLLDLAEEVGKDYKDEWLNKLMRASRGERVVEKEENAPKFAVGVPSGFSMVKVTFQEPLSEERLNDIAEEYGVIIEFEEDDVVAIYGDQDNVKASLKEIASFFQK
- a CDS encoding inorganic phosphate transporter, translated to MIGEFINSLNDKLVSCQNLHRKVGKILDYLIILGVAAGIYLAANIGANDIGNSMGTAVGSGVVKMRQALIVGAVFMFIGAVFLSGNVIKTISGGIVASSFITPIGAVIATLSAGIWVSISIFRRTPVSGSHAMVGAIFGYGIVYAGITHIQWNSLFNIALSWISSPLLGLTVGFVFYYLLRVSLLEKTTSMAVRGRLEKVFSYLQIVSSCFAAMGVGAIDIAAATGIMIAVAGSAASSDIRVLGAIGIVSGILVAGNRITGTVGKRITNLVPTRGVSAQIAAASVILLFTFLGMPISPTQTLVGSVIGVGLARKTRDIGGDVVKQIVSSWALTFPICAVISGTLFFVISSFL
- a CDS encoding AMP-binding protein produces the protein MLFTEDTIGDFFEKQAEKDPDREFMVYPDRDLRFTYKQFDERVNKLAKGLLSIGVTKGDNVGIWALNVPDWITFLFACGKIGAVLVTVNTAYKSHELDYVLKQSDMKALAITDGFRDVNYLKVLYELVPELKTSKRGNLESKEYPCLKSVIFIGQEKHRGLYNTHELLLLGKHTDDSKLLEAKKTFGSDDVVCMQYTSGTTGFPKGVMLTHKNIINNGYYIGENLKYTEDDRLCLTVPMFHCFGVTLGLMAMYTHGGTLVMLEQFDPLMVLAAVQKEKCTALYGVPTMFIAEYSHPMFEMFDLSSLRTGIMAGSTCPIEAMKKVVNDMNMTEITSVYGLTEGSPGFTQTSVDDPLELRVETVGRKLPNCEIKVVDPETGETVGPGEVGEICSRGYNVMKGYYKMPDKTAEAIDEDGWLHSGDLVTYDENGYYTVVGRIKDMIIRGGENIYPREIEEFYYTMPGIKDVQVIGIPDDKYGEIVGAFMILEEEADISEEDVRDFGLERIARYKVPKHVFFVDEFPLTASGKIQKFIMRDQAVELLKKRFAEEEDEN
- a CDS encoding nitroreductase family protein, with the protein product MNDLKISKECSDTFDNIIETRRSVRFFKDEMPPKESIEDIIKAGLFAPYAAQAVNESEYFRKFIVIPKNSEKMKEIAEIAKNKAKLMSEQLKAQMEKNPYLKEKGKSFSKRLELFANKGVLGIGTAPYYIVVAEKKGFPPVEQQSLAHCLQNMWLKATSLDIGFHIVSATTQMGEDEDFCEILGINPGEFGLNGCAVGYPKEIPPKTSRPAVDEVTKWMD
- a CDS encoding CBS domain-containing protein, yielding MLEKQKVKEVMTEDVITVSPNEDVVFAFEKLMKYKVSSLPVVDEDGILLGIVTATDLGHNLILDKYELGTTVDKVMVKDVICIGSQDNLKTAVKKMNKYGAGGGIVNQLIVVDDHKIRGIISDGDIIKALRAL
- a CDS encoding MarR family transcriptional regulator; translation: MKNEEYAKFWFETPEESAGFLLWQITNLWQRKMNSALKDLDLTHVQFALLAGIAWLERYEKPITQVRLAKYANTNIMMTSKVIRTLEKKDLILREECETDTRAKCVSLTEKGIQRFEKALNVVKTVDEKFFENKAYDEDFIKNLMHILKLNHGE
- a CDS encoding PLP-dependent aminotransferase family protein; this translates as MKSVHKSFIREILKVTEDKNIISFAGGLPNPKSFPVNEINDAVSKILSQNGDEILQYSTTEGYLPLREYIAERYSKKGLKVSADEILITNGSQQGIDLVSKVFLNKGDKVLLENPTYLAAIQSFGLFEPQFLSVPLLEDGVDIDSLQRILDENKIKMFYSITNFQNPTGITYSKEKRQKLAEILKNEDIVFVEDNPYGEIRFLGEDIPPVKVYLEDSVLFGSFSKIVSPGMRLGWIVANEEIMEKIIIAKQALDLHSNYFTQRAVYQYLIDNDIDEHIEKIKGMYRNQRNTMVSMIEKYLPENVEYTKPEGGMFLWVTLPEGLSSMDLFELAINENVAFVPGQAFYVDGSGINSLRLNFSNSNDEQIEKGIKRLGNAINELMN